A stretch of DNA from Curtobacterium sp. MCBD17_035:
TCCGCACGGCACGGATCGTCCCTTGGCGACCCGGTCATCAACCGATGCGCCGACCAATCGGGTTGACTATGGGCGTGCCGACGACCGCTGAGATTCTCGACTTCGACGAGCCGCCCGTGCCGGCGGGAGCCAGCCCGTGGGTGGTCCCGCCGAAGGCCACCGTCATCAGTGTCGTCGACCCGGACCCTGAATGGCCGCAGCTCGCATCGACGGTGAGCAACCTGATCATCGATGCTCTCGACGTTCGCGCGCTCCGTGTCGAGCACGTCGGGTCCGCGTCTGTTCCTGGGCTCGCGGCGAAACCGGTACTCGACCTGGACCTGACGGTCGCAGATCCCTCCGACGAACGTGTCTGGCTGCCGCGGTTGGAAGCAGCGGGCTTCGTCCTCACGGTGCGCGAGCCCTGGTGGCACGAGCATCGCCTCCTCCAGGGAGCCCCTGCAAGCAACCGGGCGGCAGCGCCGGTTCCCGGGATCCCCGTGAACCTGCACGTCTTCGGGCCGGACAGTCCGGAGCTGGTCAAGCACGTGGTGTTCCGGAACTGGCTCCGACACGACACCGCGGATCGCGAACGCTACGCGACCGTCAAGCGTCAGGCCGCACAGCAGCCAGCGCAACGCATGTCGGACTACAACGCCCGCAAGGCCGCAGTCATCCGAGAGATCTACGAGCGCGCCCTCGCGGCCGCCGGCTTCATCGAAGGCGACTAGAGAGACCTGGCCACGCTGGCAAGCGCTCTCACGGCGGTGCGCGGAAGCGGATGACGCGTCGTGATCACGCAGGACGCGCTCACCACTCGGACAGGCCACACCGGCGGAGCACCTCGTCCACGACGACATCGAGCGGCTGACTGGCATCGACGTGCACGCCATCGCGCGGCACGGTGCCGGTCGCATGGAGTGCGTGAACGAGGGCCCGCTCTTCCAGCCGGCCCGTCCCGGCCCATTCGTCATCGCCCCGCGCCTCCAGGCGTCGCTCGAGCGTTGCCCGATCGATCATCAGGACGAAGACGTCGTCGAAGACGTCGATGAACGATTCGACGTTGCGCGATCCTCCGCAGAAGAAGGTGACCGGATCTGACTGGTCCGCCGCGATCGAGCGGACCCTGTCTACCTGCCAGATGTGGTGGTGGTGAACGGCTGTCCCGGTCACACCATCGACAGGCGCCCCTGTCTTCGGGTCCCCCTGGTAGGCGAGTTCTCGATCGCCGTCGATCGCTGGGAAACCACGGCGACGCAGTTCGTGG
This window harbors:
- a CDS encoding GrpB family protein, which gives rise to MPTTAEILDFDEPPVPAGASPWVVPPKATVISVVDPDPEWPQLASTVSNLIIDALDVRALRVEHVGSASVPGLAAKPVLDLDLTVADPSDERVWLPRLEAAGFVLTVREPWWHEHRLLQGAPASNRAAAPVPGIPVNLHVFGPDSPELVKHVVFRNWLRHDTADRERYATVKRQAAQQPAQRMSDYNARKAAVIREIYERALAAAGFIEGD
- a CDS encoding AAA family ATPase — its product is MGKRNYLVEGVSGTGKTSVCHELRRRGFPAIDGDRELAYQGDPKTGAPVDGVTGTAVHHHHIWQVDRVRSIAADQSDPVTFFCGGSRNVESFIDVFDDVFVLMIDRATLERRLEARGDDEWAGTGRLEERALVHALHATGTVPRDGVHVDASQPLDVVVDEVLRRCGLSEW